In one Culex quinquefasciatus strain JHB chromosome 2, VPISU_Cqui_1.0_pri_paternal, whole genome shotgun sequence genomic region, the following are encoded:
- the LOC119767362 gene encoding uncharacterized protein LOC119767362 has product MKCVVPSCTTDFHKIPAGITQHRFPTDDDRQAQWLEAIRTAENCRPGDLSAVNFNRDRICSKHFHITCFYKVKGQVRLNKYATPFEEPTGLHFNGTSHISLKDDAVPRLNTNEQEYLDVECLEDPKPTDVTPTVDTPITTAKRKKVEKRYYVQGRNDLFEVLVLESQQ; this is encoded by the exons ATGAAGTGCGTTGTCCCGTCCTGTACCACGGATTTCCACAAAATTCCCGCAGGAATCACGCAACATCGATTCCCTACTGACGACGACCGCCAGGCTCAGTGGCTTGAAGCTATTCGCACGGCCGAAAACTGCCGCCCTGGCGACCTATCGGCGGTCAACTTTAATCGTGATCGCATCTGTTCGAAACATTTTCACATCACCTGTTTCTACAAAGTGAAGGGCCAAGTAAGGTTAAATAAATATGCAACGCCGTTCGAAGAACCGACAGGATTGCATTTTAACGGAACATCACACATCAG TCTCAAAGACGACGCTGTTCCCCGGTTGAACACCAACGAGCAAGAATATTTAGATGTTGAGTGCTTGGAAGATCCAAAACCAACCGACGTCACACCGACAGTCGATACGCCGATAACCACAGCCAAAAGGAAAAAGGTCGAAAAGCGATATTACGTCCAGGGCAGAAACGACCTCTTCGAAGTTTTGGTTCTAGAGAGTCAGCAATAA
- the LOC119766608 gene encoding uncharacterized protein LOC119766608, translated as MATASGRCDSLLQRFSDQLQCVICAELPRNAHICPHCSALFCHDCVWQWLTRAADEDTEDVESCPHCRKQLRPGRLVKLQWFGARVEPLREALERAVNGDDQAAGSDLNLPQDVEPKPQFTVGTFTLRNFRPQQMPTRIFSQKVVDDLGSIWRLEVFPRGEWISAYLTLNKGLEGRYEYIIETLNNFPKRLRFESNFKQRSSFGAAEFIDTRPIPGNAAPMNINFRYFVRPVSFEEKCKLQQKLLDKLDKQDELLKGNPNTFYYRVENFSDFNKSTDRQQESYEDDLFNNWRMELNTGHSPRFLEMKVQLMCGVPGLYEVRLQLTNEVPECNKKLSFQHTFEPGWTAVFNMQIRWGQLDEYGFTHFDADFLEVIATVCPIHLNHQELQELLFLSDDDEDDHGSYESNGSSEVASEEGEQYYY; from the exons ATGGCCACCGCCTCAGGCCGCTGTGACTCGCTCCTTCAACGCTTCTCCGACCAGCTGCAGTGCGTGATTTGCGCCGAGCTGCCCCGAAATGCGCACATTTGTCCGCACTGTTCCGCTTTATTCTGCCATGACTGCGTGTGGCAGTGGCTGACCCGGGCCGCCGACGAAGACACCGAGGACGTCGAAAGTTGCCCCCACTGCCGCAAGCAGCTGCGGCCGGGTCGGTTGGTTAAGTTGCAGTGGTTTGGGGCGCGGGTGGAACCGCTGCGGGAGGCGTTGGAGAGGGCGGTGAACGGGGACGATCAGGCGGCCGGGAGCGATCTGAACCTGCCACAGGACGTGGAGCCCAAGCCGCAGTTTACGGTGGGCACGTTCACGCTGAGGAACTTTCGACCGCAGCAGATGCCAACGCGGATCTTCTCGCAGAAGGTCGTGGATGATTTGGGTTCGATTTGGCGGCTGGAGGTTTTCCCCCGGGGAGAGTGGATCTCGGCGTACCTTACGTTGAACAAGGGCCTTGAGGGGCGGTACGAGTACATAATTGAAACGCTCAACAACTTTCCGAAGAGGTTGCGATTCGAGAGCAACTTTAAGCAACGATCGAGCTTTGGAGCGGCGGAATTCATCGATACGAGACCGATTCCGGGTAATGCTGCGCCGATGAACATCAACTTCCGGTACTTTGTACGACCCGTGTCGTTTGAGGAGAAGTGCAAGCTGCAGCAGAAGTTGCTCGACAAGTTGGACAAACAGGATGAGCTGTTGAAGGG AAATCCCAACACATTTTACTACCGCGTTGAGAACTTCTCCGACTTTAACAAGTCCACCGATCGGCAGCAGGAAAGTTACGAGGACGACCTGTTCAACAATTGGCGCATGGAGCTCAACACCGGCCACTCTCCGCGCTTCCTAGAGATGAAAGTCCAGCTTATGTGCGGCGTGCCCGGTTTGTACGAGGTCCGGTTGCAGCTCACGAACGAGGTACCGGAGTGCAACAAGAAGCTCTCCTTTCAGCACACGTTCGAGCCCGGCTGGACGGCCGTCTTCAACATGCAGATTCGCTGGGGCCAGCTGGATGAGTACGGCTTTACGCACTTTGACGCCGACTTTCTGGAGGTGATTGCGACCGTCTGTCCGATCCACTTGAACCATCAGGAGCTGCAGGAGCTGCTGTTTTTGagtgacgacgacgaggacgatcACGGGTCGTACGAGAGCAATGGCAGCAGTGAGGTAGCGTCCGAGGAGGGTGAACAGTACTACTATTGA
- the LOC6048065 gene encoding zinc finger protein 700, producing the protein MENLCRTCMSAVDGTDDKCSISVYSDTEMNDTVAGLLNTFCSMEIAPDDPLPKQICPGCVHELLTAINFRRRCEQSEQSLRQLVLEQETAAIAAEAAVIYFEPIEVDDHKPEGLPVEEEQDEVLLEQPYSVVEMMSFRCCLCAGILLYSEEEYRGHVQQVHGVDVTEVDGAEQRCVICLRSFESGDELEQHQGKRFMELYQCNSCEDIYESIEDVTQHFGEVHEVSEIQQPSVEPEIVEEPLVEEIPAKKIKLEENSERYCCVTHCHEVFSGEQELIAHAQEKHDIKINHNRAKTEPDKPFTCIVCFRSFGSVKNLKVHQFVRANHNQGKHFRCGHCSFRAVSAALLTVHERSKHSGERPFECPHCEKRFFSELHLKNHLVCHSTARPFPCTSCDRSFSRKRNMEEHIRSCHSEDKPFHCDQCPARFKVPQHLRIHARIHSGEKPYQCQFCSNSYYHISDKKRHEMSHTGVRPYRCETCGAAFTRKRTLTIHERTHTGHRPFKCELCSKGFCQMSTYKKHMERHEGMELAAAAGMADLVEICDDGSVESDEGEVVMEEEG; encoded by the coding sequence ATGGAGAACCTGTGCCGAACGTGCATGTCCGCCGTGGACGGCACCGACGACAAATGCTCCATCTCCGTGTACAGCGACACGGAAATGAACGACACCGTTGCCGGCTTGCTGAACACTTTCTGCTCGATGGAGATCGCCCCGGACGACCCGCTGCCCAAGCAAATTTGCCCCGGCTGCGTGCACGAGCTGCTGACCGCAATCAACTTCCGGCGCCGGTGCGAACAGTCGGAGCAAAGTCTGCGCCAGCTGGTGCTGGAGCAGGAAACGGCGGCGATTGCGGCGGAGGCCGCCGTCATCTACTTTGAGCCGATCGAGGTGGACGACCACAAGCCGGAAGGGTTGCCGGTGGAGGAAGAACAGGATGAGGTTCTGCTGGAGCAGCCTTACAGCGTCGTGGAGATGATGAGCTTCCGGTGCTGTTTGTGCGCGGGGATTTTGCTGTACAGCGAAGAGGAGTATCGGGGACACGTTCAGCAGGTTCACGGGGTGGATGTGACGGAGGTTGATGGAGCGGAGCAGAGGTGCGTCATTTGTCTACGGAGTTTTGAAAGTGGAGACGAGCTGGAACAGCATCAGGGAAAGCGATTCATGGAACTTTATCAATGTAACAGCTGTGAGGACATTTACGAAAGTATAGAAGATGTAACGCAGCACTTTGGAGAGGTTCATGAAGTTAGTGAGATTCAACAACCATCGGTTGAACCGGAGATTGTAGAAGAACCGCTGGTTGAGGAAATCCCAGCGAAGAAGATAAAACTAGAAGAAAATTCTGAACGTTACTGCTGCGTAACGCACTGCCATGAGGTCTTCAGCGGCGAGCAGGAGTTGATTGCTCATGCCCAGGAAAAGCACgacataaaaataaatcataatcgAGCGAAGACGGAACCGGACAAACCATTCACCTGCATCGTCTGCTTCCGGTCGTTTGGATCGGTCAAAAACTTGAAAGTGCACCAATTTGTCCGCGCAAACCACAACCAGGGAAAACACTTCAGGTGTGGCCACTGCTCGTTCCGAGCGGTGAGTGCCGCCCTTCTAACCGTCCACGAACGGTCCAAACACAGCGGAGAACGGCCCTTCGAGTGTCCCCACTGCGAAAAGCGGTTCTTCAGCGAACTCCACCTCAAGAACCATCTCGTTTGCCATTCCACAGCCCGGCCTTTTCCCTGCACCTCGTGCGACCGAAGTTTTAGCCGCAAACGCAACATGGAAGAGCACATCCGGTCCTGCCACTCGGAGGACAAACCCTTCCACTGTGACCAATGTCCGGCACGCTTCAAAGTGCCCCAGCATCTGCGAATTCACGCCCGCATCCACTCGGGAGAAAAGCCTTACCAGTGCCAGTTCTGTTCCAACAGTTACTACCACATCTCGGACAAAAAGCGCCACGAAATGTCCCACACGGGAGTGCGTCCCTATCGGTGTGAAACGTGCGGGGCCGCCTTCACCCGGAAGCGCACGTTGACCATTCACGAGCGGACGCACACCGGCCACAGGCCATTCAAGTGCGAGCTTTGCTCGAAAGGATTCTGCCAGATGTCGACGTACAAGAAGCACATGGAGCGGCACGAAGGCATGGAGCTGGCAGCGGCGGCGGGGATGGCGGACCTGGTGGAGATTTGCGACGACGGGTCGGTGGAGTCGGATGAGGGGGAGGTGGTGATGGAGGAAGAGGGGTAG
- the LOC6048066 gene encoding THAP domain-containing protein 1, whose amino-acid sequence MGRNCSAKNCLKNDARNLNTSFFKFPDDVTLCEKWIEFCASPQLTAAFKASGPYGIRGRKICSDHFTRDSFRAPLNTHQGLKYGAVPRLNTNEEEYLDVEYLEDSEPTDVTPAVDTPMTKSKRKKVEKRYYVQGRHDLFEVLILEDPQEMDNES is encoded by the exons ATGGGACGAAATTGCAGCGCAAAAAATTGTCTTAAAAACGACGCAAGAAATTTGAACacatcttttttcaaatttcccgacGACGTGACACTTTGCGAGAAATGGATAGAATTTTGCGCCTCGCCTCAGCTCACGGCGGCATTCAAGGCATCGGGACCGTACGGAATTCGCGGGCGGAAGATATGTTCCGATCACTTCACGCGTGATTCTTTTCGCGCTCCGCTGAATACGCATCAGGG TCTCAAGTACGGCGCCGTTCCCCGGTTGAACACCAACGAGGAGGAATACTTGGATGTTGAGTACCTGGAGGATTCAGAACCGACCGACGTCACACCGGCAGTCGATACGCCGATGACTAAATCCAAACGGAAAAAGGTCGAAAAGCGATACTACGTCCAGGGCAGACACGACCTGTTTGAAGTACTGATTCTTGAGGATCCGCAAGAAATGGACAATGAAAGCTGA
- the LOC6048071 gene encoding transcription factor YY2, with protein MSSHQDIMCEVEIDSNIVEVVDHVDGHFGAEMGGYEQYEVGVDDQYEEVTCETEDSQGLMMHHMDDDEEILHQEADIQAHEEVLDSSGDPMCVYGDINLENEIYIESTPGPSSRKRKSGMKQPRIVNRIRSNDVHNLTAVETLDVNHKPRRWEQKQVQIKTMEGEFSVTMWASGTDDDDGSNPEPDPDYTEYMTGKKITQDHHCGMTGIDLSDPKQLAEFARPGHKTKLGKLSSGGGSSGGMSSKAGGGGGGGATSGGESSDRNIACPHKGCNKMFRDNSAMRKHLHTHGPRVHVCAECGKSFVESSKLKRHQLVHTGEKPFQCTFEGCGKRFSLDFNLRTHVRIHTGDRPYVCPFDGCNKKFAQSTNLKSHILTHAKAKRNNSGGGGGGSGGGGGGRNNNLMSQHAMMPSQSYVKMEPVDDNDSQYIVYTD; from the coding sequence ATGTCTTCCCACCAGGATATCATGTGCGAGGTGGAGATCGACTCCAACATCGTGGAGGTGGTAGACCACGTGGACGGCCACTTTGGTGCCGAGATGGGCGGTTACGAGCAGTACGAGGTCGGCGTCGACGATCAGTACGAGGAGGTGACGTGCGAAACGGAAGATTCCCAGGGACTGATGATGCATCACatggacgacgacgaggagATCCTGCACCAGGAGGCGGACATTCAGGCCCACGAAGAAGTGCTGGACTCGTCGGGCGATCCGATGTGCGTGTACGGCGACATCAATCTGGAAAACGAAATCTACATCGAGTCAACGCCCGGGCCGAGTTCACGGAAGCGAAAGTCCGGCATGAAGCAGCCACGGATCGTGAACCGGATCCGGTCCAACGACGTCCACAATCTGACCGCGGTCGAAACGCTCGATGTCAATCACAAGCCCCGGCGGTGGGAGCAGAAGCAAGTACAAATCAAAACCATGGAGGGCGAGTTCAGCGTCACGATGTGGGCCTCCGGcacggacgacgacgacggctcgAACCCCGAACCGGACCCGGACTACACGGAGTACATGACGGGCAAGAAAATCACCCAGGATCATCACTGCGGCATGACCGGTATCGATCTGTCCGACCCGAAGCAGCTGGCGGAATTCGCCCGACCCGGCCACAAAACGAAACTCGGCAAACTTTCGAGTGGAGGCGGTTCGTCTGGGGGAATGTCGTCGAAGGCGGGTGGCGGCGGTGGTGGCGGAGCTACCTCCGGGGGTGAATCGTCCGACCGGAACATTGCCTGCCCGCACAAGGGTTGCAACAAAATGTTCCGAGACAACAGCGCGATGCGGAAGCACCTGCACACGCACGGTCCGCGCGTCCACGTGTGCGCCGAGTGCGGGAAGTCCTTCGTCGAGAGCTCCAAACTGAAACGGCACCAGCTGGTCCACACTGGCGAGAAACCATTCCAGTGTACGTTCGAGGGCTGCGGCAAGCGGTTCTCGCTGGACTTTAACCTGCGAACGCACGTCCGGATACACACCGGCGACCGGCCGTACGTGTGTCCGTTCGACGGGTGCAACAAAAAGTTTGCCCAATCCACCAATCTCAAGTCCCACATCCTGACGCACGCCAAGGCCAAACGGAACAACAGCGGTGGGGGTGGAGGGGGAAGCGGAGGTGGTGGGGGTGGCCGCAACAACAACCTCATGTCCCAACACGCCATGATGCCGTCGCAGTCGTACGTCAAGATGGAACCGGTCGACGACAACGATTCCCAGTACATTGTCTACACGGATTAG
- the LOC6048103 gene encoding zinc finger protein 471, with translation MEPTSHCRICHRPEDASMPLRSIYSSDESEEIVKMMEELNGGQLIVDELRSSEICATCLQKVHIGYAIQRQIREAEATPATSSTELVLPSGTVVKVEDVFIEEEEEDDGYEYEFLEDEYLEEDQPVQRVVRGRFFVMPKEEVVRGVVEHVEGYREVQIEGDRCCGCSFVGVNRKELLQHSDKAHVIDSVGSGNYCPICFGKFSREETLTRHIDECRSRSIFVCGRCNRYFNRRGKIERHLVGCKAQEVVVPGEGAEESDTMEIEFETGSEWEEEEEFKQVEEKLRRKVAPKLRNVVDVRFSEGLRIDNLQESQIVTRVTFQTFQYVKLHGERCCGCDFFCEKREELFRHAREVHESVEGLESLLKCSICCVEFEDNRKLQQHINFNTSKELLICTICDEAFSGTGHLLYHQEMSLSHKDLCVAQKAQILELKDKSVREELVRLSSNDKDPTRHRNNNRSITRHRHLSLPEPCFITDIDDFLNYQIITVSGERCCGCGQFFQTFKELVEHGRREHLLEHPEATGGYQCDICFSRFMYDRGLILHQSTRRSLDKMYHCTICNLVFSKQYSITKHLQSAPNHNLEQTPKPNPNQFHCCFPKCAPTFPSEDLLLEHCIAEHAGKRRENESERTNEANVCVGCLKSFENTTTLVWHRTMRFTKRYTCRFCPLEFTRWPAFRDHENQVHLGKSIHFPCETCGKLFRTAHSLKAHALIHSEARSEVCDECGAAFRNKGVLKRHKRAVHAAEFRFDCGDCGKKFPTREQMQAHSRVHTGVKPYPCRFCERAFKHFTDRKRHEMSTHTGERPYKCAHCSAAYIRNRELVIHLQKHNGEGKEGDGEVQ, from the exons ATGGAACCTACGAGCCATTGCCGCATCTGTCACCGCCCGGAGGACGCTTCGATGCCACTACGCTCAATTTACAGCTCGGATGAGTCGGAGGAAATCGTCAAAATGATGGAGGAGTTGAACGGCGGTCAG CTTATCGTTGACGAGCTTCGCTCGTCGGAAATCTGCGCGACGTGCCTGCAAAAGGTCCACATCGGTTACGCCATCCAGCGGCAGATTCGCGAAGCGGAGGCCACCCCAGCAACGAGCTCAACGGAATTAGTTCTACCCTCGGGGACGGTTGTCAAGGTGGAGGACGTGTTCAtcgaggaagaggaggaggacgatGGTTACGAGTACGAATTCTTGGAAGATGAGTATTTGGAGGAGGACCAGCCGGTTCAGCGGGTCGTTCGCGGGAGGTTCTTTGTAATGCCGAAGGAGGAGGTGGTTCGGGGCGTGGTAGAGCATGTGGAAGGGTATCGGGAGGTGCAGATCGAGGGCGATCGGTGCTGCGGGTGCAGCTTTGTGGGGGTGAATAGGAAGGAGCTGTTGCAACATTCGGACAAGGCGCACGTGATTGATAGCGTTGGGAGTGGGAATTATTGTCCGATTTGTTTTGGGAAGTTTTCGCGGGAAGAGACACTGACGAGACACATTGACGAGTGCCGGTCGAGGAGTATTTTCGTGTGTGGGAGATGCAATCGGTACTTTAATCGGCGGGGGAAGATTGAGCGGCACTTGGTGGGTTGTAAGGCGCAGGAAGTTGTTGTTCCGGGGGAGGGAGCTGAGGAGAGTGATACGATGGAGATTGAGTTTGAGACGGGGAGCGAGtgggaagaggaggaggagttcAAGCAGGTGGAGGAAAAATTACGAAGGAAAGTCGCTCCGAAATTGCGAAATGTGGTTGATGTGAGATTCAGCGAAGGACTTCGAATCGACAACTTGCAAGAGTCGCAGATTGTGACAAGGGTCACGTTCCAGACGTTTCAGTACGTGAAGTTGCACGGAGAGCGTTGCTGTGGCTGTGATTTCTTCTGTGAGAAGCGGGAGGAGCTCTTTCGGCATGCTCGAGAAGTTCACGAATCAGTGGAAGGGTTGGAAAGTTTGTTGAAATGTTCGATTTGCTGCGTTGAGTTTGAAGATAATCGCAAGCTGCAGCAGCACATCAATTTCAACACGAGCAAAGAGTTGCTGATTTGCACGATCTGCGACGAGGCATTCTCTGGGACGGGACATTTGCTGTATCACCAGGAGATGAGCTTGTCCCACAAGGATCTCTGCGTAGCACAGAAAGCTCAAATTCTTGAACTGAAAGACAAATCGGTTCGAGAAGAGTTGGTTCGTCTTTCATCCAATGATAAGGATCCAACTCGGCATCGGAATAACAACCGATCCATCACGCGGCACCGTCATCTGTCCCTACCTGAGCCGTGCTTCATAACGGACATCGACGACTTCCTGAACTACCAAATCATAACGGTCAGCGGCGAACGCTGCTGCGGCTGCGGCCAATTCTTCCAGACCTTCAAGGAACTCGTCGAGCACGGTCGTCGCGAGCACTTACTTGAGCATCCGGAAGCCACCGGAGGTTACCAGTGCGACATCTGCTTCTCCCGATTCATGTACGATCGCGGTCTCATCCTGCACCAGTCGACGCGGCGTTCCCTCGACAAAATGTACCACTGCACAATTTGCAATCTGGTCTTTTCAAAGCAGTACAGCATCACCAAGCATCTCCAATCCGCTCCAAATCACAATCTAGAACAGACCCCAAAACCAAATCCAAATCAGTTCCACTGTTGCTTCCCCAAATGCGCTCCAACCTTCCCCTCGGAAGACCTCCTCCTCGAACACTGCATCGCCGAACACGCCGGAAAACGGCGCGAAAACGAATCCGAACGCACCAACGAGGCCAACGTCTGCGTCGGCTGCCTCAAATCCTTCGAAAACACCACCACCCTTGTCTGGCACCGAACGATGCGCTTCACCAAGCGCTACACCTGTCGCTTCTGCCCCCTTGAGTTCACCCGCTGGCCAGCATTCCGCGACCACGAAAACCAAGTCCACCTCGGCAAATCAATCCACTTCCCCTGTGAAACCTGCGGAAAGCTGTTCCGCACCGCCCACTCGCTCAAAGCGCACGCCCTCATCCACTCCGAGGCGCGCTCGGAGGTCTGCGACGAGTGTGGCGCGGCCTTCCGGAACAAGGGCGTCCTCAAGCGGCACAAGCGGGCCGTCCACGCGGCCGAGTTCCGGTTCGATTGTGGGGATTGTGGGAAAAAGTTCCCCACCCGAGAGCAGATGCAGGCGCACAGTCGGGTTCACACCGGGGTTAAACCGTATCCGTGCAGATTCTGCGAGAGGGCGTTCAAGCACTTTACCGACCGGAAGCGGCACGAAATGTCGACGCACACGGGCGAGAGGCCGTACAAGTGTGCGCACTGCTCGGCGGCGTACATCAGGAACAGGGAGTTGGTCATTCATCTGCAGAAGCATAATGGGGAAGGGAAGGAAGGGGACGGTGAGGTTcaataa